The following are from one region of the Oscarella lobularis chromosome 3, ooOscLobu1.1, whole genome shotgun sequence genome:
- the LOC136185190 gene encoding uncharacterized protein, protein MASPPPPPTDFAGACSYGQKYAAFGLGRGINGAHPNRPLGDLVVCPHWEEDKESSPNNVETVKPWIRYKQFVTNIWSESKMKAEFRSSIGTDFFKPITLNFEFGVKRSRYNKRSIVASGHQIHTRTFRFDLNKIQERESGKCKRSDGKAPECLAFECLIEKHLRARSKDNYDNPDKLDVDKIAKNVIEDDCQGFTHFVAAIHMGARIFEKKTTHLVEDTANIDMGFTATAAKLLSVDVGFHKDDTDKAGSTTTEVIRMHHPKLKMKDHETVVSEEQECLISYEVLPISCLVQNPTWRKAFNRASEKFIDNEMRQKHTALLDSDRPLYLTTGDKYLNLNGDNTIQLLDKDTIKATPICIEIADPDSDDGPDPFDAEDVPFYMAFIESDVCRYFSMADDKDKDTHERPAKLVELVKKPSRSQLYLVHPASRKSVPLSKWSDNHSYAIAVKKGLFRQWHFLVLGDDGHAYFKHNVTADEPGHHQFKIVGVPPHEESEDEKNEGKKVD, encoded by the coding sequence ATggcttctcctcctcctcctccaacggATTTTGCCGGTGCATGCAGCTACGGTCAGAAGTACGCGGCCTTTGGCTTGGGTCGCGGAATCAACGGAGCTCATCCGAATCGTCCGCTCGGAGATCTGGTTGTATGTCCTCACTGGGAGGAAGACAAAGAATCGTCTCCCAACAACGTCGAAACGGTGAAGCCGTGGATCCGCTACAAGCAGTTCGTCACCAACATCTGGTCGGAGTCGAAGATGAAGGCCGAATTTCGTTCGTCTATCGGCACGGACTTTTTCAAGCCGATCACGCTGAATTTTGAATTCGGTGTCAAGCGGTCGCGCTACAACAAGCGTTCAATTGTCGCCTCTGGTCACCAGATCCACACGCGGACGTTTCGATTTGATTTGAATAAGATTCAGGAACGCGAGTCCGGTAAATGTAAGCGCTCTGACGGAAAAGCGCCGGAGTGTCTCGCCTTTGAGTGCCTCATTGAGAAGCACCTAAGAGCCCGCTCAAAAGATAATTACGATAATCCGGATAAACTGGATGTAGATAAAATAGCAAAAAACGTCATAGAAGATGACTGTCAGGGCTTCACTCACTTCGTCGCCGCAATACACATGGGTGCTCGAAtctttgaaaagaaaacaactcatctcgtcgaagatacgGCAAACATTGATATGGGATTCACTGCCACGGCAGCCAAATTGCTCAGTGTTGACGTCGGTTTTCACAAGGACGACACAGATAAGGCTGGATCAACTACCACTGAAGTGATTCGGATGCACCACCctaaattgaaaatgaaagatcACGAGACGGTCGTTTCCGAGGAGCAGGAATGCCTCATTTCGTATGAAGTCCTTCCCATATCTTGCCTCGTTCAGAATCCGACTTGGCGCAAAGCCTTCAACAGGGCTAGTGAAAAGTTCATTGACAACGAAATGCGACAGAAGCACACCGCTCTCCTTGACAGCGACCGGCCACTCTACCTCACGACAGGAGACAAATACCTAAACCTCAACGGCGACAATACAATTCAACTGTTGGACAAGGACACGATCAAGGCGACGCCAATTTGTATTGAAATCGCTGACCCGGACTCTGATGACGGTCCGGATCCATTTGACGCCGAAGACGTTCCATTCTACATGGCTTTCATTGAATCGGACGTCTGCCGCTATTTCTCAATGGCTGATGATAAAGATAAGGATACACATGAGCGACCAGCAAAGCTCGTTGAGTTGGTGAAGAAGCCTTCCCGCAGTCAGCTTTATCTCGTCCATCCAGCTTCGCGTAAAAGTGTGCCATTGAGCAAGTGGTCTGATAATCACTCGTACGCGATTGCCGTCAAAAAGGGTCTTTTCAGGCAGTGGCACTTCTTGGTGCTTGGAGACGATGGTCATGCCTACTTCAAGCACAACGTCACAGCTGACGAGCCGGGGCACCATCAATTTAAGATTGTGGGAGTTCCGCCACATGAAGAAAGTGaagatgaaaaaaatgaagggAAAAAAGTAGACTAA